From one Henriciella marina DSM 19595 genomic stretch:
- a CDS encoding M48 family metallopeptidase has protein sequence MFVDKDQCLTLTSPEGEDINVRIEINPRAKRLILRLDEARREAVAVAPSKRHVKAAARFASERRDWIVSRLAQLPALTGLQPGAVFSLRGAPCTICVEGPGRRASLEPGDPQTLCLPGDPETAGRRAARFLKKAAREDLSEAVERHCAALGVAARRVSVKDTRSRWGSCTSDGGLAFSWRLIMAPASVLDYVAAHECAHLLEMNHSPRFWAHVSTCCPGWKAERKWLRTHGRALHAVSV, from the coding sequence ATGTTTGTCGATAAAGACCAGTGCCTCACCCTGACCTCGCCAGAGGGCGAAGACATCAATGTGCGCATCGAGATCAATCCTCGTGCGAAACGCCTGATCTTGAGGCTGGACGAGGCCAGGCGCGAAGCCGTGGCGGTCGCCCCGTCGAAACGACACGTAAAAGCGGCGGCCCGATTTGCCAGTGAGCGGCGGGACTGGATCGTTTCGCGCCTGGCGCAGCTTCCGGCGCTGACGGGTCTTCAGCCCGGCGCTGTTTTCAGCCTGCGCGGGGCGCCTTGTACCATTTGCGTAGAGGGGCCGGGACGGCGCGCGAGCCTTGAGCCCGGCGATCCTCAGACACTATGTCTGCCGGGTGATCCAGAAACCGCAGGCCGCCGGGCGGCGCGGTTTCTCAAGAAGGCCGCGCGAGAGGATCTTTCCGAGGCCGTGGAGCGTCATTGCGCGGCCCTGGGCGTTGCGGCGCGCCGTGTCAGCGTCAAGGATACACGCTCGCGCTGGGGCTCATGCACCTCCGATGGCGGACTTGCCTTCTCCTGGCGGCTCATCATGGCGCCTGCGAGCGTCCTTGATTACGTCGCCGCCCATGAATGCGCGCATCTGCTGGAAATGAACCACAGCCCGCGCTTCTGGGCGCACGTCTCTACGTGCTGTCCTGGCTGGAAGGCAGAGCGCAAGTGGCTGCGCACGCATGGCCGCGCGCTTCACGCGGTCTCGGTGTAG
- a CDS encoding motility-associated protein, which yields MFQLIGLVMVVVLIAGALAFTGSPALFSALPFELALIGGAGVGTLVIGNSPRVAGDALAGIPKAMRGAKWKREDYSDLLSGLNDLMSRARRGGMIAIEADIETPETSGLFTSRPRLLADRAATSLITDSLRLHALNPGGKSPVAAHLEDAVASAAQTRHRAVGALNSLADALPALGIVAAVLGIIKTMSQIDQSPDVLGPMIATALLGTFLGVFLAYGLVGPLAARFGQVVDEEMQYLETIKTVITAWHEGIAPATAVELARAGLPVHLRPSVEDIDGTQANVEPFPVRRRDRVA from the coding sequence ATGTTCCAGCTTATCGGCCTTGTCATGGTCGTCGTCCTCATTGCCGGTGCCCTCGCCTTTACGGGCAGCCCGGCCCTTTTCAGCGCGCTCCCATTCGAGCTGGCGCTGATCGGTGGGGCTGGCGTCGGAACGCTTGTGATTGGCAATTCGCCGCGCGTTGCTGGCGATGCGCTCGCCGGTATCCCCAAGGCCATGCGCGGCGCCAAATGGAAACGCGAAGATTATTCAGACCTGCTCAGTGGCCTCAATGATCTGATGAGCCGGGCACGGCGCGGCGGCATGATCGCGATTGAGGCAGATATCGAAACGCCGGAAACCTCTGGGCTGTTCACCAGCCGCCCCCGTCTTCTTGCTGATCGCGCGGCAACCTCGTTGATCACCGACAGCCTGCGCCTGCACGCCCTCAACCCGGGCGGCAAATCTCCCGTCGCGGCGCATCTTGAAGACGCGGTCGCCTCAGCCGCGCAGACCCGTCACCGCGCCGTTGGAGCGCTCAATTCACTGGCTGACGCGCTGCCCGCGCTAGGTATCGTTGCCGCGGTGCTTGGCATTATCAAGACGATGAGCCAGATTGATCAGTCGCCTGACGTACTTGGGCCGATGATTGCGACGGCGCTTCTCGGCACCTTCCTTGGTGTCTTCCTCGCCTATGGCCTCGTCGGGCCGCTTGCCGCCCGTTTCGGACAGGTCGTTGATGAAGAGATGCAGTATCTCGAAACCATCAAGACGGTCATCACCGCCTGGCATGAGGGCATTGCCCCGGCCACGGCTGTTGAGCTGGCGCGTGCCGGCCTGCCGGTTCACCTTCGTCCGTCCGTGGAAGACATCGACGGAACGCAGGCCAATGTCGAGCCTTTCCCGGTCCGCCGCCGCGACCGCGTCGCCTGA
- a CDS encoding MFS transporter, with amino-acid sequence MTDQPQPQLGRDRPDRRPAFRLLFFALLAVGAGNTMLVSAILPPLSRDLGLPDWMAGAIFSLSAALWAITSSFWGRKSNDWGRRPVAALGMLGFSISMLLFGTSAALAMAGYLQSSLVIFFCLLASRTLFGLFGSGTNPAAQAYIADRTSRDKRTEEIASLTSGFSFGAVAGPAFAAAAGAVFGLLTPVFMISAAAAVLSFLIFTRLPEKTPPRKEAGLKSTGKKEGDGLWRDPRVMPYLIFAIGLSVVTGVLTQTFAFAIMDKIGVDGAEAMQFTGPAYTVGAAGTLISQLVIIPRLKMTNRTLMITGALTLSVGAFLIVPTNEFAVLVLAQFFVGIGQGLARPGFSSGASLSVGSSLQGNVAGLVISANGTGFIVSPFFGPWMYENFHQSAPFIGAGVVLLVMALFARRVFPANQVYQDDDDQPEIYD; translated from the coding sequence ATGACAGATCAGCCGCAGCCACAGCTTGGACGTGACCGGCCGGACCGCAGACCCGCGTTCCGGCTGCTCTTTTTTGCGCTCCTGGCTGTCGGGGCAGGCAACACGATGCTGGTCAGCGCGATCCTGCCGCCCTTGTCACGGGACCTTGGCTTGCCGGACTGGATGGCTGGGGCGATCTTCTCGCTGTCGGCGGCGCTCTGGGCAATTACGTCATCCTTCTGGGGGCGCAAGAGTAATGATTGGGGCAGGCGGCCCGTCGCGGCACTGGGCATGCTCGGCTTTTCAATCTCGATGCTGCTCTTTGGTACGAGCGCGGCGCTCGCCATGGCAGGCTACCTGCAGAGCTCGCTGGTCATCTTCTTCTGCCTGCTTGCGTCGCGAACCCTGTTTGGCCTTTTCGGTTCTGGCACCAATCCGGCGGCGCAGGCCTATATCGCCGACCGCACAAGCCGCGACAAACGTACCGAAGAGATCGCATCGCTGACATCGGGCTTCAGCTTTGGCGCTGTGGCAGGTCCTGCCTTCGCGGCCGCTGCGGGCGCTGTGTTCGGCCTGCTGACACCGGTTTTCATGATCAGTGCAGCGGCCGCGGTGCTTTCCTTCCTCATCTTTACGCGGCTGCCGGAGAAGACACCGCCGCGCAAGGAAGCGGGCCTCAAATCAACCGGTAAAAAGGAAGGCGACGGCCTCTGGCGCGATCCGCGCGTGATGCCTTACCTGATCTTCGCCATCGGCCTGTCGGTTGTGACCGGCGTGCTGACGCAGACCTTTGCTTTCGCCATCATGGACAAGATCGGCGTTGATGGCGCAGAGGCGATGCAGTTTACCGGCCCGGCCTATACGGTGGGGGCGGCCGGCACGCTCATCTCGCAGCTCGTCATCATTCCGCGCCTCAAGATGACCAATCGCACGCTTATGATTACAGGTGCCCTGACCCTGTCTGTCGGCGCGTTCCTGATCGTGCCGACGAACGAGTTTGCGGTCCTGGTCCTGGCCCAGTTCTTTGTCGGCATCGGCCAGGGTCTGGCGCGTCCGGGCTTTTCCAGCGGCGCGTCCCTGTCGGTCGGGTCAAGCCTGCAGGGCAATGTCGCCGGGCTTGTCATCTCGGCCAATGGCACAGGCTTTATCGTCAGCCCGTTCTTTGGCCCATGGATGTATGAGAACTTCCATCAGAGCGCGCCATTCATTGGGGCGGGCGTCGTGCTTCTGGTCATGGCGCTCTTTGCCCGCCGCGTCTTTCCGGCCAATCAGGTCTATCAGGACGACGATGATCAGCCGGAAATATACGATTAG
- a CDS encoding cation:proton antiporter: MPDLNLILAGTGSESLIFACALIGALGLGAQWLAWRIQAPAIVLMALAGLAAGPVWQLAFGEPLLNPSSTFGDLLRPIVSLCVAVILFEGGLILKFQNLRDAGAAVRRVVFFGGPLAWFFGSLAARYAAGLDWASAIVFAGVMVVTGPTVIMPLLRQSKLSGRPAQFLKWEGIVNDPIGALFAVSAYEIIRVASQGESMLGAGLWVLAAAGIGVALGIVFGLGMSRAFRNGWTPEYLKAPLIFASIILCYALAEQVEKEIGLVAVTAYGMTLANSKLADLSELRKFKEDIAVLLVSGVFVILTADLTPSTIMSALNMNTLMFLVVMLFVVRPLSVWIATAGTLNRKEALLLGWIAPRGIVAVAVSGLFGSLLVDLSREGRFYFSGADQIVPLAFAMVFTTVVLHGFTIGPLARKLGLARSEKPGVLLVGANSWSIEFAKALKSVKIDVIVADSNYRRLRPAREAGLDTFLGEVLSEDAEIRLDHSRFATVVALSTNDSHNALVCSQFAPEVGRHRVYQLSLSEGDETDDKSVGSSARGRTLIRRGRTYDGLIRDQYRGWNFSRTRLTEKYTLEQYMAERPKGDLVGEIRPDGTLVLLGPSREARGGEGATIISFAPDHQPQPAAPAEEPATSDPKVDEPQKT, translated from the coding sequence ATGCCTGATCTGAACCTTATTCTTGCTGGTACGGGCTCTGAAAGCCTGATTTTCGCCTGCGCGCTCATCGGTGCACTTGGTCTCGGCGCCCAGTGGCTGGCCTGGCGTATCCAGGCACCGGCCATCGTGCTCATGGCGCTTGCTGGCCTTGCCGCCGGCCCGGTCTGGCAGCTTGCCTTCGGCGAACCGCTACTTAATCCGTCTTCCACCTTCGGAGATCTCCTCCGGCCGATTGTCTCCTTGTGTGTCGCGGTCATCCTGTTCGAAGGTGGCCTGATCCTGAAATTCCAGAACCTGCGCGATGCTGGTGCGGCCGTGCGCCGTGTGGTGTTCTTCGGTGGTCCGCTGGCGTGGTTCTTCGGGTCGTTGGCCGCGCGCTACGCCGCTGGCCTCGACTGGGCAAGCGCGATCGTGTTTGCAGGGGTGATGGTCGTGACCGGCCCGACAGTGATCATGCCGCTATTGCGCCAGTCAAAACTCTCCGGACGCCCGGCGCAGTTCCTGAAATGGGAAGGCATCGTCAACGACCCGATCGGCGCCCTCTTCGCCGTATCTGCCTATGAGATCATCCGCGTTGCCAGTCAGGGCGAGTCGATGCTGGGCGCTGGCCTCTGGGTCCTTGCGGCGGCTGGCATAGGTGTCGCGCTTGGTATCGTCTTCGGTCTTGGCATGTCTCGGGCCTTCCGCAATGGCTGGACACCCGAATACCTCAAGGCCCCGCTTATCTTCGCGTCGATCATTCTCTGCTACGCGCTGGCTGAGCAGGTCGAAAAGGAAATCGGCCTGGTCGCGGTCACCGCCTATGGCATGACGCTCGCCAATTCGAAGCTGGCAGACCTTTCTGAACTTCGAAAGTTCAAGGAAGACATCGCCGTCCTCCTCGTGTCTGGCGTCTTCGTCATCCTGACGGCGGACCTCACCCCGTCGACCATCATGTCGGCGCTCAACATGAACACGCTGATGTTCCTTGTGGTCATGCTGTTCGTGGTTCGCCCGCTCTCTGTCTGGATTGCCACGGCAGGCACGCTGAACCGCAAGGAAGCCTTGCTTCTCGGCTGGATCGCGCCGCGCGGTATCGTCGCCGTCGCGGTCTCCGGTCTCTTCGGGTCGCTGCTTGTCGACCTCTCGCGTGAAGGCCGCTTCTATTTCTCCGGCGCTGACCAGATTGTGCCGCTTGCGTTCGCGATGGTGTTCACGACGGTGGTCCTGCACGGTTTTACCATCGGCCCGCTTGCCAGGAAGCTCGGCCTTGCCCGATCTGAAAAGCCGGGCGTGCTTCTTGTTGGCGCGAATTCATGGAGTATCGAATTCGCAAAGGCACTCAAATCGGTGAAGATCGATGTCATCGTCGCTGACAGCAATTACCGGCGCCTGCGCCCGGCCCGCGAGGCAGGTCTTGATACCTTCCTCGGAGAGGTCCTCTCAGAAGACGCTGAAATCCGGCTCGACCATTCGCGCTTTGCAACCGTTGTCGCGCTCTCCACAAATGACAGCCACAATGCGCTGGTCTGTAGCCAGTTTGCGCCTGAAGTTGGCCGCCACCGCGTTTACCAGCTATCCCTGTCCGAAGGCGACGAAACCGATGACAAGTCGGTTGGCTCCTCGGCGCGCGGCCGCACACTCATCCGCCGGGGCCGGACATATGATGGCCTGATCCGGGACCAGTATCGCGGCTGGAATTTCTCGCGCACGCGCCTCACGGAGAAGTACACGCTGGAGCAATATATGGCCGAGCGCCCCAAGGGAGATCTCGTTGGCGAGATCCGTCCGGATGGGACGCTGGTCCTGCTTGGCCCGAGCCGTGAGGCCCGGGGCGGGGAAGGCGCGACAATCATAAGCTTCGCGCCTGATCACCAGCCGCAACCAGCTGCGCCTGCAGAAGAGCCAGCCACATCAGATCCGAAGGTCGATGAACCTCAGAAAACCTGA